CGTCGGGGATGCGGTCACCGAAAAGAAATACCTGGAAGAAGCGGTCACGGCACTAACGCAGATTTCCGGGCAAAAGCCGCTGGTGACCAAGAGTCGACAGTCGATCGCCGGTTTCCGCCTCCGGGAAGGGATGCCGATTGGCTGCAAAGTGACTCTCCGCGGAGCGCGGATGTATGAGTTCCTCGATCGCCTCATTTCGCTGGCCTTGCCGCGCGTGCGCGACTTTCGCGGGCTCAGTCCGAATGGCTTCGATGGCCACGGGAATTACAGCCTAGGGCTTTCCGAGCAACTGGTGTTTCCCGAATTGAATCCCGACAAGTACACGCGAACTCAGGGCATGAACATCACGGTCGTGGTTTCCGGTCATAGCGACGAGGAATCGCGCGAGTTGCTGCGCGGAATGGGGATGCCGTTCAAGGCGCCGGAAGTCAAGGGAAGCAAGGGAGCGGCGTGACGCGGGCGGAAAGGCGACGCACAGAACAAGGAACTTTATGGCGAGCAAATCGAAGAGAGCGATGGCGCTGAAGAAGCCCAAGTTCTCGACCCGCCTTAAGCGGCGGTGCATGTTGTGCGGGCGGCCGCGGGCCGTCTATCGGAAATTCGGAATTTGTCGGATCTGCTTTCGTCAATTGGCGGATCAAGGCAAGATTCCCGGTGTGCGGAAGGCG
The nucleotide sequence above comes from Pirellulales bacterium. Encoded proteins:
- a CDS encoding type Z 30S ribosomal protein S14; protein product: MASKSKRAMALKKPKFSTRLKRRCMLCGRPRAVYRKFGICRICFRQLADQGKIPGVRKASW
- the rplE gene encoding 50S ribosomal protein L5 produces the protein MAKKQKQAEEAAAPKGPPPTPRLLEKYRGEIAPALQQKFSRGNPFAIPKIEKIVINMGVGDAVTEKKYLEEAVTALTQISGQKPLVTKSRQSIAGFRLREGMPIGCKVTLRGARMYEFLDRLISLALPRVRDFRGLSPNGFDGHGNYSLGLSEQLVFPELNPDKYTRTQGMNITVVVSGHSDEESRELLRGMGMPFKAPEVKGSKGAA